Proteins encoded by one window of Lycium barbarum isolate Lr01 chromosome 11, ASM1917538v2, whole genome shotgun sequence:
- the LOC132618706 gene encoding sucrose synthase: MAERVLTRVHSLRERLDATLAAHRNEILLFLSRIESHGKGILKPHQLLAEFESIHKDDRDKLNDHAFEEVLKSTQEAIVLSPWVALAIRLRPGVWEYVRVNVSALIVEELTVPEYLQFKEELVNGTTNDNFVLELDFEPFTSSFPKPTLTKSIGNGVEFLNRHLSAKMFHDKESMTPLLEFLRVHHYKGKTIMLNDRIQDLNTLQRVLRKAEEYLTTLSPETPYSAFEHKFQGIGLERGWGDTAERVLEMICMLLDLLEAPDSCTLEKFLGRIPMVFNVVILSPHGYFAQENVLGYPDTGGQVVYILDQVPALEREMLKRIKEQGLDIKPQILIVTRLLPDAVGTTCGQRLEKVFGTEHSHILRVPFRTEKGIVRKWISRFEVWPYMETFIEDVGKEITAELQAKPDLIIGNYSEGNLAASLLAHKLGVTQCTIAHALEKTKYPDSDIYLKKFDEKYHFSAQFTADLIAMNHTDFIITSTFQEIAGSKDTVGQYESHMAFTMPGLYRVVHGIDVFDPKFNIVSPGADMNLYFPYFEKEKRLTAFHPEIEELLFSDVENDEHLCVLKDRNKPIIFTMARLDRVKNLTGLVEWYAKNPRLRELVNLVVVGGDRSKESKDLEEQAEMKKMYELIKTHNLNGQFRWISSQMNRVRNGELYRYIADTKGAFVQPAFYEAFGLTVVEAMTCGLPTFATNQGGPAEIIVHGKSGFHIDPYHGEQAADRLADFFEKCKKDPSHWEAISDGGLKRIQEKYTWQIYSDRLLTLAAVYGFWKHVSKLDRLEIRRYLEMFYALKFRKLAEVVPLAVE; encoded by the exons ATGGCTGAACGTGTACTGACTCGTGTTCACAGCCTTCGTGAACGTCTTGATGCTACTTTGGCTGCTCATCGCAATGAGATTTTGCTGTTTCTTTCAAG GATCGAAAGCCATGGAAAAGGAATCTTGAAACCTCACCAGCTGCTGGCTGAGTTTGAATCGATTCACAAAGACGACAGAGACAAGCTGAAtgatcatgcctttgaagaagTCCTAAAATCCACTCAG GAAGCAATTGTTTTATCCCCTTGGGTTGCACTTGCCATTCGTCTGAGGCCTGGTGTGTGGGAATATGTCCGTGTGAATGTCAGTGCTCTCATTGTTGAGGAGCTGACTGTGCCTGAGTATTTGCAATTCAAGGAAGAACTTGTTAATGGAAC CACCAATGATAACTTTGTTCTTGAGTTGGATTTTGAGCCCTTCACTTCATCATTTCCCAAACCAACCCTCACCAAATCAATTGGAAATGGAGTTGAATTCCTTAACAGGCACCTCTCTGCCAAAATGTTCCATGACAAGGAAAGCATGACCCCTCTTCTCGAGTTTCTTCGAGTTCACCACTACAAGGGAAAG ACAATAATGCTGAATGACAGAATTCAGGATTTAAACACTCTCCAACGTGTCCTAAGGAAGGCTGAGGAATACCTCACCACCCTTTCCCCAGAAACTCCATACTCGGCATTCGAGCACAAGTTCCAAGGAATTGGCTTGGAGAGGGGTTGGGGTGACACTGCGGAGCGTGTTCTagagatgatctgcatgctcctggATCTCCTTGAGGCTCCTGACTCATGCACTCTTGAGAAGTTCCTTGGTAGAATTCCTATGGTTTTCAATGTGGTTATACTTTCGCCCCACGGATATTTCGCCCAAGAAAATGTCTTGGGTTACCCCGACACTGGGGGCCAG GTTGTCTATATTCTGGATCAAGTTCCCGCCTTGGAGCGTGAGATGCTCAAGCGCATAAAGGAGCAAGGACTTGATATCAAACCGCAAATTCTTATT GTTACTCGGCTGCTGCCTGACGCAGTTGGTACCACTTGTGGTCAGCGACTTGAGAAAGTATTTGGAACTGAACACTCGCATATTCTTAGGGTCCCCTTTAGGACTGAGAAGGGCATTGTTCGTAAATGGATCTCTCGTTTTGAGGTCTGGCCATATATGGAGACTTTCATTGAG GATGTGGGGAAAGAAATTACTGCAGAACTACAGGCTAAGCCCGATCTTATTATTGGAAACTATAGCGAGGGAAACCTTGCTGCCTCCTTGTTGGCTCACAAGTTAGGTGTCACACAG TGCACCATTGCTCATGCATTGGAGAAAACGAAATATCCTGATTCTGACATTTACTTGAAGAAATTTGATGAGAAGTACCATTTCTCAGCCCAGTTTACGGCTGATCTTATTGCAATGAATCACACTGATTTCATCATCACCAGCACTTTCCAGGAGATAGCAGGAAG CAAGGACACCGTTGGACAGTACGAGAGCCACATGGCGTTCACAATGCCTGGATTGTATAGAGTTGTTCATGGCATTGATGTGTTCGACCCCAAATTCAACATTGTGTCACCAGGAGCTGATATGAATCTCTACTTCCCATACTTCGAGAAGGAAAAGAGATTGACAGCATTTCACCCTGAAATTGAGGAGCTGCTGTTTAGTGATGTTGAGAATGACGAACACTT GTGTGTGCTAAAGGACAGGAATAAGCCCATCATATTCACAATGGCAAGACTGGATCGAGTGAAGAACTTAACTGGACTTGTCGAGTGGTATGCCAAGAATCCACGGCTAAGGGAGTTGGTTAACCTTGTTGTGGTTGGTGGAGACCGAAGTAAGGAATCCAAAGACTTGGAAGAGCAGGCTGAGATGAAGAAGATGTATGAACTTATAAAGACTCACAATTTGAACGGACAGTTCCGATGGATTTCTTCCCAGATGAACCGTGTGAGGAATGGGGAACTCTACAGGTACATTGCCGACACAAAGGGAGCTTTCGTGCAGCCTGCATTTTACGAGGCTTTCGGTCTGACTGTTGTTGAGGCCATGACTTGTGGTTTGCCTACATTTGCAACTAATCAAGGTGGTCCAGCTGAGATCATTGTTCATGGGAAGTCTGGTTTCCACATTGATCCATACCATGGCGAGCAGGCTGCTGATCGTCTCGCTGATTTCTTCGAGAAATGTAAGAAAGACCCTTCACATTGGGAAGCCATTTCCGATGGTGGCCTTAAGCGTATACAGGAGAA GTATACATGGCAAATCTACTCGGATCGGCTGTTGACATTGGCTGCTGTTTATGGGTTCTGGAAGCACGTTTCCAAGCTCGATCGTCTTGAAATTCGTCGCTATCTTGAAATGTTTTATGCTCTCAAATTCCGCAAGCTG GCTGAAGTTGTCCCATTGGCTGTTGAGTAA